In Deltaproteobacteria bacterium, one DNA window encodes the following:
- a CDS encoding thioredoxin domain-containing protein — MDKTNLSPDGGPQFNRLIFTGSPYLLQHAENPVAWYPWGAEAFDRAVKEDKPIFLSIGYATCHWCHVMAHESFEDRQVAEVLNRHFIAIKVDREERPDVDDQYMAAAHLMNVSGGWPLNVVMNHDRRPFFIATYIPRNRRQGMLGIIDVLGRIADAWVTRRGEIAQQGQAVIKALAELSLPATMDPPGGEVLAEAYRQLNAIYDRTSGGFGSAPKFPMPTYLSFLVRYSGRNGSREALGIVEHTLRAMRKGGIYDQIGYGFHRYSVDQQWLVPHFEKMLYDQALLAIAYLDAFQATGEVFFREVAGELFDYVKREMTNPEGGFYSALDADSEGKEGTYYLWTPAEVETVIGSEAALRFCRLFGVTQQGNFEGRNILTWPQELDKIASREQEPFAKLVEDVAQWRRMLLHDREQRVRPLRDEKIITAWNGLMIAALARGYGATGVDDYRREADQAITFIREKMTDSSGRLMRIRHAGGEAIPAFLEDYAFFCWGVIELYQATLEPSYLTVALQFTGEMLGLFRDPDNGGLFEAGGDVEPVLVRTRGGNDSVTPSGSAVAAMNLLRLGRITKDAALISAGEAVLRSNMSNVVRQPANYVALFSAFDYINGPVVEITLSGGTHLSDRSAMLQTIGRRSIPGLVIRSAIDGEDYPAIDGRTTVYLCAAGACRPPLVEAKDLEMMLDEIGPLKGKC, encoded by the coding sequence ATTTCTCTCCATCGGCTATGCCACCTGCCACTGGTGCCATGTCATGGCCCATGAGTCCTTCGAGGACAGGCAAGTTGCTGAAGTGCTCAACCGGCACTTTATAGCGATCAAGGTTGATCGTGAGGAGCGCCCGGACGTTGATGACCAATACATGGCAGCGGCTCATCTGATGAACGTCAGCGGTGGGTGGCCCTTGAATGTTGTTATGAACCATGACCGACGTCCCTTCTTTATTGCCACCTATATACCAAGGAACCGGCGGCAGGGGATGCTGGGTATCATAGACGTCTTGGGGAGAATCGCCGACGCGTGGGTTACCCGGCGCGGAGAAATCGCACAGCAAGGGCAGGCCGTCATCAAAGCACTGGCCGAGCTGTCGTTGCCCGCGACAATGGACCCTCCCGGCGGGGAAGTGCTGGCAGAAGCCTACCGGCAGTTGAACGCTATCTACGACCGGACTTCAGGCGGATTCGGCTCGGCGCCAAAGTTTCCCATGCCGACGTACCTTTCTTTTTTGGTCCGCTACTCCGGCCGCAACGGATCAAGAGAAGCGCTGGGGATAGTGGAGCATACGCTGCGCGCCATGCGGAAAGGCGGAATCTATGATCAGATCGGCTATGGATTCCACCGCTACAGCGTTGACCAACAATGGCTTGTCCCCCATTTTGAGAAAATGCTCTACGATCAGGCCCTGCTGGCCATAGCGTATCTGGATGCGTTTCAGGCGACCGGGGAGGTGTTCTTTCGGGAAGTGGCGGGTGAACTTTTCGATTATGTGAAGCGTGAGATGACCAATCCGGAAGGGGGCTTCTACTCAGCCCTGGATGCCGACAGCGAGGGAAAGGAGGGAACTTACTATCTCTGGACCCCGGCCGAAGTGGAAACCGTCATCGGGAGCGAGGCGGCCCTGCGCTTTTGTCGGCTCTTTGGCGTTACCCAGCAGGGGAATTTCGAGGGGCGCAATATCCTTACCTGGCCTCAAGAGCTGGATAAAATCGCTTCAAGAGAACAAGAGCCTTTTGCAAAGTTAGTGGAAGATGTTGCGCAGTGGCGGCGGATGTTACTGCACGACCGTGAACAAAGAGTTCGGCCGCTTCGGGATGAAAAGATCATAACGGCCTGGAATGGTTTGATGATAGCTGCTCTGGCACGCGGCTATGGCGCCACCGGCGTGGATGACTACCGCCGCGAAGCGGACCAGGCAATAACGTTTATCCGGGAGAAGATGACGGATTCTTCGGGGAGACTCATGCGTATTCGGCATGCCGGAGGCGAAGCTATTCCCGCTTTCCTGGAGGATTACGCCTTCTTTTGCTGGGGGGTCATTGAACTCTACCAGGCCACCCTCGAACCGTCCTATCTCACAGTAGCTCTCCAGTTTACGGGCGAAATGCTCGGGCTCTTTCGCGACCCCGATAACGGAGGGCTTTTTGAAGCCGGCGGGGATGTGGAACCGGTGCTGGTGAGGACGAGGGGAGGCAACGATAGCGTCACGCCGTCCGGCAGTGCGGTGGCGGCCATGAACCTGCTCAGGCTTGGCAGGATTACTAAAGATGCGGCATTAATCAGTGCAGGGGAGGCGGTCCTGCGGTCAAATATGAGCAATGTTGTCCGGCAGCCCGCCAATTACGTCGCTTTGTTTTCTGCCTTCGACTATATCAACGGCCCCGTAGTAGAGATAACCCTGTCCGGCGGGACTCATCTGTCCGATCGCTCTGCTATGCTGCAAACCATTGGGCGTCGCTCCATACCGGGGCTTGTCATTCGTTCTGCGATTGATGGGGAAGATTATCCGGCTATTGACGGCCGCACGACCGTTTACCTCTGTGCCGCCGGGGCTTGTCGCCCGCCGCTTGTGGAGGCAAAGGACCTGGAGATGATGCTGGATGAAATAGGCCCGCTTAAGGGGAAGTGCTGA